A single window of Cololabis saira isolate AMF1-May2022 chromosome 24, fColSai1.1, whole genome shotgun sequence DNA harbors:
- the LOC133425322 gene encoding uncharacterized protein LOC133425322, producing the protein MLKGMKGYQLTQSDLEFIKRMKEEQLVKKLQGDQEEVQRLLKNKMMALELAWASTEKAQAELGKIPSGEKLTEGIKMVMTSPRMGLTDVDAKSPLSMALVTIENFQTAMKEKQKDLDNHKQMLEMLKQEPEETVNFEKELAIEQLISQRLKQTLSDLKSEARLEEEYKSLQMNTLKAPADDLEHAQATTSEVERSGKGRKRRAKELPDTAIKANSTRRKRADNQMKVKDDHSDQIKSKALEETQHTGPRRSKRIANMQIQNK; encoded by the exons ATGCTGAAAGGGATGAAGGGGTATCAGTTGACCCAGAGTGACttggaatttatcaaacgtaTGAAAGAGGAACAACTTGTTAAAAAGCTGCAG GGAGACCAGGAAGAGGTGCAGAGgctgctgaaaaataaaatgatggcTTTGGAGCTGGCATGGGCGTCCACGGAGAAGGCACAAGCTGAACTCGGCAAG ATCCCATCCGGCGAAAAACTCACCGAGGGGATCAAGATGGTCATGACATCACCACGGATGGGGCTCACAGACGTGGACGCCAAGTCTCCTCTGTCCATGGCATTGGTGACTATAGAAAACTTCCAGACCGCAATGAAGGAGAAGCAGAAAGACCTCGATAATCATAAGCAGATGCTGGAAAT GTTGAAGCAAGAGCCTGAAGAGACGGTGAATTTTGAAAAAGAACTTGCCATTGAGCAG CTGATATCACAGAGGTTGAAGCAAACGTTGTCTGACCTAAAATCTGAGGCTCGACTAGAG GAGGAGTATAAATCTCTGCAGATGAATACTTTGAAAGCACCAGCAGATGATTTGGAGCATGCACAAGCTACAACAAGCGAAGTGGAACGGTCAGGAAAGGGAAGAAAACGGAGAGCTAAAGAATTACCAGACACGGCAATCAAAGCTAACTCGACAAGACGGAAACGCGCAgacaatcagatgaaggtgaAAGATGATCACTCGGATCAGATCAAGAGCAAAGCTTTGGAGGAGACGCAACACACTGGCCCGAGACGGTCGAAACGAATTGCCAACATGCAAATACAAAATAAGTAG